The Flammeovirga pectinis genomic interval CCACTGTTAAATTACCTCCATCCTCTACTAAAAGCGTTGCTTTATCTACAGAGTTTATTGTAATTTGATTACTCCCAGACAACCAAATATTCATATCTGTTGATATCTTTCTTACAGGATTTTCTCCTGCCAAAGTAGAAGTTATTAATTCATGATGTATATTATCAGCAAAGCGTAACCTCCCCCTCACTAGTTCAATCTGAAAGAAACTAGCATCATAATTCCCGTCTCCATCTAATCCATTATTTGGTGTAACAGGATTAAAATTTAATTGATAAGCCTCATCTGTTGATATAATTTGAACTTGGTCTTTTAGTAAAGGGCGTTCAATACGTACTTTTTTTACAGTTGTAGCCCCCCCAATCTGAAACCTCTGATAATATGTATTCACAGCATCCTTTGATCCTTCTCCTTCAAATCTCACAATTGTATTCGGAATATCTACCTCACACCCATCAGATATATTAAAATGACCTCTTATCATTAATTCTTGGTCTGCACCATTATCAATCACTTTTGAATCGGAGTAAAGTACAAAGTTAGAATCCACTTCAAAATCATTAGAAATTTTAATTGTAGAATTATACAATTTTAATGAGTCGTAAACATGAACACCATTTACAAAATCAAACTCGTAAGCACCAATATTTACAATAAGGTTATTAAAGTTATAAGTAGTATAAAGGTCATCTTCTAATGTTACATCTACATTACTGTTTAAGTCTGCTGCAGAAAAATGAAAAATTCCTCCACCTTCTAAATAAAAGGCTGCATCTTCTACTAAATCGCAATTTGGTAATTCATTTACGTAAGTTTTATACGTTCCTGTTCCTTTAAAAGTATGAAAGTTATGATTTATGAACGATTGTGCATTGACCTCTCCGTTAAAATCTATCAGCAACTCATTTAGATTGATATGATTTTCTGTAAAATTTACTTGATCTCCGCCCATAACATGAGCTTTATCTCCAGTTACTGGATATTTATATGGAGCATCTCCTAAGTCTAAAGTTGTACTATCTAAAGACCATGCATTTGTACCTGTCCAATCACTTGATGAATTATGACTATACCACTGTCGTTGTTTAATCCTATATTTATTTTCTATATATTCTTTTAACTCGTCGTATTCTGTAAAGCTATCATCATAAACAATTACCTCAGCTATCTGTCCTTGATAAAACATACTTGTGTTATGTACCAACCTGCCTAACTCAATTGAACTAGATTTTGAATTATCATGGGTTCCTTGAATAAGATTTCTTGAATCTATATATTCTACCTCTACTATTTCCCATTCATCTTTGGTCCAAGCATCATTTCTTGGGTCTGTATTGTCTTGAAAATCTTCTGATAACGTATTGAAATTAATAGCATGTTTGGCCGTTGGTTGCCACTCACTATTACCATCTAAACTAAACGTATAGGGTACGTACTCTTTTCCCGTTCCTGCATCAACAACTTTACTTCTTGTTTCTAATGCTACTTGAGAATATCTATCTCCAAAAAGCATCATTAAATCTGTAGAATTATTGTAAAGAGGTTCAAATTCTGATTTATACACAACAAACACTCTTCGGATATCAGAATATTCGATATCACTTTCTAATTTCAAATAACCATTGTCAGAAAATTTAACCGCAGTAAAATCTGTATTGATACCATCATATTTTACCTCAACTTCTTCTAACTTCGTAGATCCATCACTTACAAATACGGCTCCTTTTACTTGTTCAACCCACGTAATATTACCACTACCATCTACAGATAATCCTGCATCAGATTTTAGATTAAAAACTAAACCTCCTGTAGGTAGCGTTTGTGCTGTAAGTGCACCCGTAAAAAGTTGAAATGCACAAAGTGTAAATAGTAGTTTTATGTGTAACGTTTGCATTGAATAGGAATTTTGATGTGAGTGAAAAGTTTGCTGGTTTCACCTCAAAAAGTGTGATGTAATACTATCACCTTATTTATAAATCAATTATTCTCTGCATCAACTATATGTTTCTTTGTACGGAAAAGCACAAAATTAGTACGCTAAGATATTTTTAGCGTCCACAATAAATGGTATTATCTCAACCCTATCTATCATTATTTGTAACAATGACGTTTATCACCTTTTAACTAAAACTTTGCTCACTTTAACAAAAATTACAACCCCTTAGATTTACAGAAATTCACTCTAACTATAATCTATCAGAATTACAATGCTATTAATAAAAAGTTTTATCGCTTATGCGGCTGTGGGGCAGAAGTCCGACATGATTAAAGCGCTCAACAACATTAAAAACTGCGAAGTCGTTCCATCGGAAAATAAAGATATCGTAGTCGTTTTATTAGAATCTGCTTCTAAAGAAATAGAGAAAGAACAGATTCTAAATATACAAAATATACCCTCTGTCAATCAGCTATCAATGGTATCAGGTTACCAAGGCTAAATAATATTAGAAATTAACTATGGATAAAAATTCTTCAATCGCCTCTCGACGATCTTTTCTTAAAAAGATGGCTCTTTTTTCTGCTTTAACAACAGCAGCAACATTATTTCCAGGAATTATTTTTGCAGATGAGCAAGAAAAAAATGCTCCTAAAGATGCTGATCTTAAATGGAAAAAAGCTCCTTGCCGCTTTTGTGGTGTAGGTTGTGGGGTGTTAATAGGTTTGCAAAAAGGAAAAGCAGTTGCCGTAAAAGGAGACCCAAAATCTTCTGTAAATAAGGGCTTATGCTGTGTTAAAGGTTACCATTCGGTTTTATCTATTTATGGTAAAGATCGTCTAACAAAACCGTTGGTAAAAAAGAACGGTAAAATGGTAGAGACAAGCATGAAGGAAGCCTTGGATCTTATTGCAAGTAAAATGCAAGAAACAATAAAAGACCATGGTAAAGATGCTGTTTCTATGTATGGATCTGGACAATGGACTATACCTGATGGTTATGCAGCATCTAAATTTATGAAAGGTGCAATTGGTACAAACAATTTAGAAGCAAATGCACGTTTGTGTATGGCTAGTGCTGTAACTGGTTTTATGACTTCTTTTGGTATTGATGAACCAATGGGTTGTTATGAGGATATTGACCATGCAGATGTTTTTATTTTGTGGGGTAACAACATGGCAGAAATGCACCCTGTATTGTTCTCTCGCCTTTTAGACCAGAGGATGAAAAGGAAAGTGAAAATTATTGATTTTGCCACCAGAACAACGCGTACAAGTATGGCAGCGGATAGATCAATTATTTTTGAGCCACAAACAGATTTAGCAGTTGCCAATGCCATTTGTTACGAAATTATTGACAAAGGATGGGTAAATAAGGAGTTTGTCACTAAACATATCAGCTTTAGTAAAGGAAAAACTAAAATGGGATATGGTACAGAAGACTTCTATAAATTTAAAGAACACGAAGAAAAAATAGATTTTGATGCCTACAAAGAATTCTTAAAAGAATATACTCCAGAAAAAGTTGCTAGATACTCTGGTGTATCTGTTAAAGATATCCGATTAATGGCGAACATTTACGGAGACCCCAACCAAAAAGTAATGTCGTTTTGGTGTATGGGCATGAATCAACACACAAGAGGAACTTGGATTAATAACTTAGTCTACAACATTCACCTTTTAACAGGTAAAATTTCTACTCCTGGTAATAGTCCATTCTCATTAACGGGTCAGCCAAGTGCTTGCGGAACTGTACGTGAGGTAGGAACACTAACGCATAAACTTCCACACGGTGTTGTTACCAATAAAAAGCACCGAGAATTTGCTGCTAAAATTTGGAAAGTACCTGTAGAAAATATCCCTTCTAAACCTACCTACCATACTGTAGAAATGTTTAGAGCATTAGATAGAGGCGAAATTAAATTTATGTGGATTCAAGTAACCAATCCGATGGTTACAATGCCTAACCTAAATCGTTATAGAGAAGGTTGCGAAAAAACAGGCCGATTTATTGTTGTTTCTGATATATACCCTACACCTACAACAGATGTTGCAGATGTAATTTTGCCTTCGGCAATGTGGATTGAACGTGAAGGATTATATGGTAACTCTGAACGTAGAACACAGTATTTTGAGAAAATGATTGATGCCCCTGGGGAAGCAATTAGTGATAGTTGGCAAATTATTGAAGTAGCTAGAAGAATGGGCTACGGTGATCTTTTTCCTAAAAATGAAGCTACACACGCTGCAGAACTTTATGATGAATATAGATTACATCAGGTTGGTAAAAAGCACGGTATGGCACCATTAGAAGTACTGAAAAATCAGCCGGGTGCTATGTGGCCTTTTGTAGATGGAAAATCAACAAAATGGCGTTTTAATGCTGAATATGATCCTGCTTGTGATGACAGTAAAGGAAGGTTCCACTTCTATGGTAAGAAAGATGGAAAAGCAGTAATCTGGCAACGTCCTTATGAACCTGCTGCAGAATCTCCTAATAAAGAATATAATTATTGGCTTTGTACTGGCCGTGTGATTGAACACTGGCATACAGGGTCTATGACAAGAAGAATTGACGTATTGCACCAAGCTGTACCACACAGTTATGTTGAGGTAAACCCAGACGATGCAAAACGATTAAATATTAGAGAAGGCGATAAAGTGAAAATTACTTCTAAAAGAGGTACAATGACATTACCGGCATCTGTAAACGGCAGAGGTGTTCCGGTTAAAGGACAAGTTTTTGTACCTTTCTTTGATGAAGGCTACTTGATTAATGACGTTACATTAGATGCTTTTGACCCAATCTCTAAACAACCTGACTATAAAAAGTGTGCAGTAAAAATTGAAAAAGTATAAACAACTACTCTTATGAATAAATTAGTAATTGTACTCTTTTCTCTGATTATTGTAGCTGTAGTCATGGTTAATTTGAGTATAACCGAAGCAAAGAAGAGAGCCTCTTTAACAGAAGAGGTCGCCACTCCTTCTACAAGAGAAACTTCTGAAGAATATCTTTTTAGAAGATCTAAAGAGGGCATAGATTTTAAGGCTATGCCGAACGATCCTGTGCATGCAGAACATAAAAAAGAGTATTATCAAAGACGTGCTTATGAGGGGGCTCCTCCTCAAATTCCGCATCCGTTATTATCAAAAAAAGGGATCGGAGATAAAAGCTGTTTACAATGCCATGAAAATGGTGGCTATGTGGCTGCTTTTAAAGCCTATGCTCCTGCTACTCCTCATCCAGAATTAATTAGTTGTAGACAGTGCCATGTGCCTATCACCACTAAAAAATTATTTAAAAAAACCAACTGGAAGAGAACTCAACCTACTCATGTAGATAATAGAGCATTGGTAACTAGCCCTCCTACTATTCCGCATGGTTTACAAAATAGAACAGATTGCTTATCGTGCCATGCAGGTTCTGGAGGTTTAGTAGACATTAGATCTACGCATACAGAAAGAGCAAATTGTATGCAATGTCATGTACCAAACCAAGCAAAATTAGAAGGAATAAATCAAACATGGAAAAGAAAAGCACAATGAAAAAGCACACTTTACTCTTCTTCTGCCTGCTTGCACTTTCAAGTTTAATTGGGTGCTCATCGCACGATTCATCAGAAGAAAAACACCACGGACATGAGAGTAATCTCATGAAGATAAAACGTTTATCTATTTCGGATACTACAAAAGTAGATGCTTCTGTAGAAGAAATTCTTGCCTTTATTAAAACAGTAGAAGTAGATAGTATTTATGTAGAAAAAGCATTTTTAATTCCTGAAAGAGAAAGTCAGATTACCTCATTTAAGTGTAGTAACTGCCATTCAAAACCCCTCTCGGCAATGCAACGGAATGATGGAAAGTACAAAAAATCGCATTGGAATTTAGAGCTAAAACACGCCAATGCAGATGTAATGAACTGTCAGACTTGCCATACTGCTAACGATATGGACCATTTGCACACACTTACAAATGGTGCTGTAAAATTTAACGACAGCTATAAGGTTTGTGCACAATGCCACAGTACACAATTTAAAGATTGGAAAGGTGGTGCACACGGTAAACGTCTTGGCGGATGGGCAAAACCTATTGCTAAGCAAACGTGTGTTGGATGCCATAATCCACATAAACCTGCCTTTGGAAAAAGAATGCCTGCGGTATTAAATACAAAGGTAACAGAACAGCGTAGAGGAAGGTAATTTTGAATTGCACACACTTAGAAAACACACTATGAAGGAAATAAGAGACATATATAAAAAATATTTTAAGCAAGATAATTGTAAGCCAGAGGATTGCAGTTGTGGTGGACATGTTAAGCCTCAGAAAGATGGTTTTGATCAGAAAATTGAACAAAAGACAGATAGAAGAACGGCTTTAAAAAGTATTACCAGTGGTTTATTGGCTGGTGTTGGAATGGCACAATCTGCTTGCTCTCCTACCAAAAGTGATGCCTCAAAAGAAAAGGCTAACATGGAATGGGAAGAGTACTTTAAAGGCAATTACCAAGTAATGTCTAAAGATGAGCAATTGGCTACTGTAAAAAGATTGGAAAGGTTATATGAGATGAACACTGGGCATCACATCAATGTATCATCAAAAGGACCTTTAGACAACGTACTTTACGGCTATGCATTCAATTTATCCAAATGCCAAGGATATATGGATTGTGTGAAAGCTTGTAAGGAGGAGAATAACCATGATCGGGATTCGCAGATGCAATACATCAGAATTCATGAAATGGGAAAAGGAAATTTTGATTTTGAATTAGCTGACGATAATTTTTACCATCAAGTTCCTGCCGAAGGACATTTTTACCTCGGCACGCAATGTTTTCATTGTGAGAACCCTCCATGTGTAGAAGTTTGCCCTACAAAGGCCACTTGGAAAGAAAAAGATGGCATTGTAGTAATTGATTACGATTGGTGTATTGGTTGTAGATACTGCATGGCTGCATGCCCTTACGATGGTAGACGTTTTAACTGGAAAGAACCTCATGTTCCGGAAAGCGAAGTAAACAAAGACCAACATTATTTGGGTAACCGACTTCGTAAAAAAGGTGTAATGGAAAAATGTACTTTCTGTGTTCAGAAAACCCGAAACGGAGAAAACACAGCCTGTGTAGAAGCCTGCCCAACGGGAGCTAGAGTATTTGGTAATTTACTAGATCCTAAAAGTGACATTAGATATGTTTTAGAAAACAAGAAGGTTTTCCGTTTAAAAGAAGATTTGGGAACTGAGCCAAAATTTTGGTATTACATGGACTAATAAAGTATGAAACAGATCAAGATATTTTCACAAATGATAAAAGATGGTTTTAGAGAAGCTACGCACGGTAGTCTTTATTACCATGTTTGGATGGGCATTCTTACCTTTTTTATGCTTTGGGGTGCTTATAGTTATTACCAACAAATTTCTGAAGGACTTGTAGTTACAGGAATGAGTGACAGAGTAAGTTGGGGATTGTACATTTCTAATTTTACGTTTCTTGTTGGTGTAGCTGCCGCTGCAGTTATGCTGGTGCTACCCACTTATATTTTACACGATGTAGATTTTAAACAGGCTGTTTTAATTGGTGAAGGAATGGCTGTTTCTGCTCTTGTTATGTGTATCACTTTTGTTATGGTAGATGTTGGAGGACCAGGTGTTTTATGGCACATGATTCCGGGTTTAGGTACATTTAACTTCCCTAATTCTATGCTTACATGGGATATGGTTGTTCTAAATGTATACCTCTTTATTAACATTACTGTGCCAATGTATATCCTTTTTAGGCATTACCAAGGTAAAGTAGCACATAAAAAAGTATACCTGCCGGGTGTTATGATCTCTGTATTTTGGGCCGTTGCATTGCACATGGTTACCGCCTTTTTATACCAAGGCTTACAAGCAAGACCTTTCTGGAATACTGCCTTATTAGGACCTCGCTTTTTAGCTTCTGCATTTGCAGCTGGTCCGGCATTAATAATTTTAGCTTTAGGAATGATTAATCAGTATTCTTCTTTTAAAATTGAGAAGAAAACAATACAAAAAATAGCTTTAGTAATTACAGTATCTGCACAAGCAAATTTGATTATGCTCGGTTCTGAACTTTTTAAAGAGTTCTACTCTCCTACGCATCATTCAATTAGTGCTCAATACTTATTTTTTGGCTTAGGTGAATACAAAGCCTTAGTTCCTTGGATTTGGACTTCCATTGGTCTAAACCTTATCGCCACAGCAATTCTAACATTCAATCAGCTAAGAAAAAACATGACGCTATTGTATGTAGCATGCGTCATTTTATTTATAGCAATATGGATTGATAAAGGTTTTGGATTAATTGTTCCTGGTTTTATTCCGGGGCAATGGGGAAAAATTGTGGAGTACACACCATCGTCTATCGAAATAGGTGTAACTGTTGGTATTTGGGCTTTAGGTTGTTTCATTTTTACAATCCTTACCCGTGCCACTATCGCTATAGAACTCGGTACGATTCGTTATAAAAAGTGATGATATGTAGCATCACAGTTTAAATTGACTTAAGGGAGCTCCAGCAATGGAGTTCCTTTTTGTTTATAATGAAAAATACTAATTACTACCATATGCTTTTATCTACTTTTTTTTGATTTATACTAGACTATTCTCTTCATTTTTTAAAGAAAAGAAACCTTTTATTAGAGCATTTGTTATATTGAATAGTTAATCACTTAATCTTAATTACTTTGAAAACTATTGATAAATCTAAGCCTGTTATGATTACAGGAGCAACAGGCTACGTAGCTGGCCGTATTGTTGAAAAACTTTTAATGGAAGGTCTCACAATTCATGCTCCTGTTAGAAATCCTGATAATAAAGAAAAATTACATTACTTAAATGCAATAGCAGAAAAGTCTGAGGGTACTATCAAGTATTTTAAGGCAGACTTGCTTACAGAAGGTTCTTACGAAGAGGCCATGCAAGGTTGCGAGTTGGTTTACCATACGGCATCTCCATTTATTACTACTGTAAAAGATGCTGAAAAAGACTTAGTTGCACCAGCATTAATCGGAACAAAGAATGTTTTAAACTCTGTAAATAAGGTAGAATCGGTTAAAAGAGTTGTACTTACAAGTAGTTGCGTTGCAATTATTGGCGATGCAAAAGATCTATTGCCTCTTCCTAATCAAACTGCAGATGAAAATGTATGGAATAAGACTTCTTCTGTAAAACATCAGCCTTATAATTATTCCAAAACAGTTGCAGAGTTAGCCGCTTGGGAGATTAACAAAGCACAAGGTAGATGGGATTTAGTCGTTATCAATCCATCTTTTGTATTAGGACCTGGAATTAACCCAAAAAGTACTTCCGAAAGTTTCAATATAATGAAACAGATTGGTGATGGAACTTTAAAAATGGGGGCTCCAGGATTGCATATTGGTATTGTAGACGTAAGAGATTTAGCTATTGCACATTACAATGCAGGCTTCACTCCCGAAGCTGAAGGTAGACATATCATCTCTAACGAGAGCCTTACTTTATTAGAAATGGTAGATTTATTAAGAGATAAATATGGTGCAAATTATCCTTTCCCTAAAAAGGAATTACCAAAATGGTTAGTTTGGTTAGTTGGTCCTCTTCAAGGAATTCCTAGAAAAATGGTGAGTTTAAATTTTGGTTACAAATGGTTAGTTGATAACACAAAAAGTAAGGAAAAATTAGGCATGCAGTATAGAGAATCGAAAGACACCATGAACGACTTTTTTGGTCAACTGGTAGAAGCTGGTGTTTATAAATAAGTACTAGGTATTGCATCTGAAATATAAAAAACGGGAGATCAAACTATTCATTGATCTCCCGTTTTTTATATCAAATTGGTTAAAATAATTTCTTTTATTTCACCCCATTCAAATTACCTTTCCAATCTTTATCCCATGTGTTTTTTAATGGGTGAGCTTCTGTATTTAGGACATATTTTTCTAAATCAAAAGTTTCAGTATCAGCAAAGAATAAATAGCAATATTTCATTGTTTCGGCAAAGAAGAAACTTTCTAAAGTATCCCACTTTTCTTTTGTTTTTACATCTCTTAATTGTACATAACCATTTTCTACTTGGCAATACTTTTCAATGCTTTCAAACATCTTTTTACCTTGCTCGTAGTATTTTTTATTACCCGTTCCTCTCCAAACATAATAAGTAGATTCTATTGCTTCTGGTCGCATCATGTAGTATTCTGCACCTTCGTAATACGGCTGCATTGTTGTGTAATTAATAGCTTCTGGCTCAATTCCATTTGCAAACCACATTTTATTAATCGAAGCTTGTAAACCTTCGGCTCTTTCTAGATCTCCATCTAAAACATTACATAAATTCCAGAAGCAATCTAAAGCACCAAACCTTGTCATAATTCGCTCTCCCGAATTCATATCTGCCCAGCCAACCCACATTTCACCTTCTACAGAAGTAGTATCTACTAAATACTTATTTACAGCATCGCGAGAAACAGTGTACCACTCTAATAAGTCCTCGTCTCCAAACAATAAATATCCTTTTAATAAATATTCATAGTAAGCATCTATACCTCCTGAAATATGTGCTCTAGTATCTTCCCATTTACCTGTATCCTGATCAATCCAAGAACCTTGTAAACCCGTTTCTCCTCTTCTATCGTAAAGTGCCTTAACTCCTCTTTTACATAAATCGTAATACTTAGGGTCGCCCGTTAATTTAGACAATACACCATATTCTAATAACATAGAACCTACTTCGCAAGGGTTAGTACCTTGTCCGCCAACAGCACCTGTTTTTAAGTTGACTAGACGGTAAGGAATTCCAGTAGGCGAATCGAAAACAGGAAGCATTCTATCGGCTAAATCAATAGCTAAGTCAAGAAAACGTTGATCTCCATCTAACTGATAACTTGATAGCAAGCCACCAAGAATACGAATTGCAATTTCAAATTGTTGCACTTCAAAGTCTTTATCAAATTCTAATTCTGAAAAAATAAGTTCCTTTGCTTCTGCCATTTCATCGTCTAAACCCATTAAGTACATTGTAGAAAAAGCATCTACAGGGGTCATCAGTAAAGATTCTTTGTACCAATTGTGCCCTTTTTCAGAAATTGGATTCACGGCATCTAAGCCTTTCGCATAATTCATATATGCTCTCCATCCTTTTTTAAAAGCTGTTTTTACTCTTTCTTGATATTCTTTTTTCTCTTTTTTAGAAATACCATCCCTCTTTTTTAAAGGACTAGCAATTGATGTAAACGGTAATAAAATTAGGAATGCCAACGCAATGCACGTTGTCGTAAAAATTGATTGATTTTTGATAGTATTCATCTTTTTCATATTTATTATTTATATACTTAGTAGTTAGCTAAGTTGTAAATTACATATAATGTAAAACTGTTTCTATTGTTACCAAATTTTATGGATTTCTTGTAAGAATTGTTTGTATTGTTTGTCGTTTAAATCATAAAGCTCCGAATCTTCTAAATGCGTTTTATCCTTTTCAATAATCAATACTTTAGTCTCTTCTTTTAAAGCTACGGTATGCCATACTTTTTTTGGAATATTATATAGAATACCGCTATTCATATGTATCATACTATAGGTGATATTTTCAGCATTTATTTCAGCAGATACAAGCAAAGCACTGCCATGTATTAACATAAAAGCTTTATCTGTAAGGTGGTGTACTTCTAAACTCTTTATATTTTCCGGCCTACGATCTTCTACATAATTTAATTGAGCAACTTGCCACCCTTCTCGAATAAGAAAAGGATAGTATCCCTGCCCATTATACTGATATGTTTCTGTTAAACTCATTGACTAATTACCTTAATTGGAGAGTATATTTTCGGTATTTATAATCAAAATACACTTTAAATTAACTCCTTTTTTTCATTTCTAAACTATACTACAAATATATTAAATGTACTCGTGTAAGTACGTATTAAAGTAGTGAACTCAGATTGTAATTTTGTGTACTATAACGGCATTTAAAGAAAAAGCGATGAGGTTGGTGTGGGGTTGTATTTGTTTAGGATAGAAAAAATTAATTAGCATTCTTATTTAAAAGAAAAATCATAGAGAATTTTGGACATAAATAATTTTCTAATTGTACAATACCATGTCTACCTTTATTTACTGCACTAATAATAATTCACTTTTGTTAATAATTTACTTATTGCAGATAATAACTCTCAACTGTCTGAACTCTAAATATATCCCAAATAACTATGAAAAAATCTAATTTGATAAAAACAGTTCTATTTCTACTACTTACTTCCTTAGCGAGTATTGTAAATGCACAAACTCCCTATACTTTAACAGATGCAGATGTTGTAGTCACAAGTGAGGGTGTTTTGAAAAGTTGTAGTTACAATTTTTCGAATACAGATATCATTATTCCCGAAAGGCTCGATGGATACCTTGTTAGAGAAATAGGAGGTTTACTTAGTTCTGGAGTGTTTAATAATAAAGGAATCACTTCCGTAGTTCTACCTTCTACACTGAGGAAAATATATTCATACAGTTTTCAAAATAATAATATTAGTAGCATAACACTACCTAATAGTGTAAATATTATTTATGATTATGCTTTTGATGGAAACCCTAGTTTAACATCGTTCACGTTACCCACTGCTCCAAATAGATATACTTATAATTGGTCTGACGGAAATACAAGTTACAATGAAGGTGATGTTATTCCAGCAAGTAAATTTACATATGGTTTTTCTGCAAACCACACTTTCTCTGGTGTACGTATAAGTGGTCAAATAAGGGGTGGCGATAATATTAATTTAATATTAGCCATCAATAACACAGACATCAGTAGTTCATTACCAACATATCTTTCTTCTTTTGATGATGGTGAAGATTATGAATTTGAAGTTGATTTAGGTGTAGATGTCAATATTGTTGCATTACAGACCGGTCTTATATTTACAACTAAAACACTTGCTGAAACAAACATTCAAACAGATGTAGAAGATTTTGATTTCTTTAATAGTTATACACTTTCTGATGCTGATGTTGTTGTAAATTCCGATGGGGTATTAGAAAGTACATCATA includes:
- a CDS encoding glycoside hydrolase family 47 protein; protein product: MNTIKNQSIFTTTCIALAFLILLPFTSIASPLKKRDGISKKEKKEYQERVKTAFKKGWRAYMNYAKGLDAVNPISEKGHNWYKESLLMTPVDAFSTMYLMGLDDEMAEAKELIFSELEFDKDFEVQQFEIAIRILGGLLSSYQLDGDQRFLDLAIDLADRMLPVFDSPTGIPYRLVNLKTGAVGGQGTNPCEVGSMLLEYGVLSKLTGDPKYYDLCKRGVKALYDRRGETGLQGSWIDQDTGKWEDTRAHISGGIDAYYEYLLKGYLLFGDEDLLEWYTVSRDAVNKYLVDTTSVEGEMWVGWADMNSGERIMTRFGALDCFWNLCNVLDGDLERAEGLQASINKMWFANGIEPEAINYTTMQPYYEGAEYYMMRPEAIESTYYVWRGTGNKKYYEQGKKMFESIEKYCQVENGYVQLRDVKTKEKWDTLESFFFAETMKYCYLFFADTETFDLEKYVLNTEAHPLKNTWDKDWKGNLNGVK
- the dsrP gene encoding sulfate reduction electron transfer complex DsrMKJOP subunit DsrP; translated protein: MKQIKIFSQMIKDGFREATHGSLYYHVWMGILTFFMLWGAYSYYQQISEGLVVTGMSDRVSWGLYISNFTFLVGVAAAAVMLVLPTYILHDVDFKQAVLIGEGMAVSALVMCITFVMVDVGGPGVLWHMIPGLGTFNFPNSMLTWDMVVLNVYLFINITVPMYILFRHYQGKVAHKKVYLPGVMISVFWAVALHMVTAFLYQGLQARPFWNTALLGPRFLASAFAAGPALIILALGMINQYSSFKIEKKTIQKIALVITVSAQANLIMLGSELFKEFYSPTHHSISAQYLFFGLGEYKALVPWIWTSIGLNLIATAILTFNQLRKNMTLLYVACVILFIAIWIDKGFGLIVPGFIPGQWGKIVEYTPSSIEIGVTVGIWALGCFIFTILTRATIAIELGTIRYKK
- a CDS encoding cupin domain-containing protein: MSLTETYQYNGQGYYPFLIREGWQVAQLNYVEDRRPENIKSLEVHHLTDKAFMLIHGSALLVSAEINAENITYSMIHMNSGILYNIPKKVWHTVALKEETKVLIIEKDKTHLEDSELYDLNDKQYKQFLQEIHKIW
- a CDS encoding NAD-dependent epimerase/dehydratase family protein is translated as MKTIDKSKPVMITGATGYVAGRIVEKLLMEGLTIHAPVRNPDNKEKLHYLNAIAEKSEGTIKYFKADLLTEGSYEEAMQGCELVYHTASPFITTVKDAEKDLVAPALIGTKNVLNSVNKVESVKRVVLTSSCVAIIGDAKDLLPLPNQTADENVWNKTSSVKHQPYNYSKTVAELAAWEINKAQGRWDLVVINPSFVLGPGINPKSTSESFNIMKQIGDGTLKMGAPGLHIGIVDVRDLAIAHYNAGFTPEAEGRHIISNESLTLLEMVDLLRDKYGANYPFPKKELPKWLVWLVGPLQGIPRKMVSLNFGYKWLVDNTKSKEKLGMQYRESKDTMNDFFGQLVEAGVYK